The Ignisphaera cupida genome has a segment encoding these proteins:
- a CDS encoding MFS transporter produces the protein MEKEWIKYYNIWVIHSILYSFSTTISITYYQAYAIKILGFDVNRLGNLTLLNLLMISLGNMLGSFIVNRYRSQRVLIWKTCATVNLIFWALTGFSDAINKNIIYLFVSVAQFSGAVGGLAYVDTIGDIIPVQESVKVFGRVNFYTLTSSVLALVISLALFNSIEMFYAYRVVYITSFTTAIASASALFLMRDLNRRENKTIDLFTLFEEFKALLNHKAIKSYILFMSLFTFFVNIPGALWNFYIIKIFNGNENWISLNTIASTLANAVGNYILVKISHRISRRNTMVYSIVPISLVPALFLVSSTMESQILLNIFSGASWSAFNLVTGIYNIYLGGEKRIYMVSLLGVLTNIFAGIATRLGATVASLNILLMNAVFIASFVGRLIMFFYARRNIEDI, from the coding sequence TTGGAGAAAGAGTGGATTAAGTATTACAACATATGGGTTATACACTCAATTCTATACAGTTTCTCAACAACAATTTCAATTACATATTACCAAGCTTATGCAATAAAAATTCTTGGTTTTGATGTTAACAGATTGGGTAATTTAACTCTTCTAAATCTTTTAATGATATCCCTAGGAAATATGTTGGGATCTTTTATTGTAAATAGATATAGATCACAAAGAGTATTGATATGGAAAACATGCGCAACAGTTAATCTCATTTTTTGGGCATTGACAGGGTTCTCAGATGCTATAAATAAGAACATTATATACTTGTTTGTTTCCGTGGCTCAGTTCTCAGGTGCTGTAGGGGGTTTAGCATATGTTGATACAATTGGCGATATTATACCTGTTCAAGAATCTGTTAAAGTATTTGGCAGAGTAAACTTCTATACCCTGACATCCTCAGTTCTAGCACTTGTTATTTCACTAGCATTATTTAACTCTATTGAAATGTTTTACGCGTATAGAGTGGTGTACATAACGTCCTTTACCACAGCAATAGCATCTGCATCAGCCCTATTCTTAATGAGAGACTTAAACAGAAGAGAAAATAAAACAATTGATTTGTTCACACTATTTGAAGAATTCAAGGCATTGCTTAATCATAAAGCCATTAAAAGCTATATATTGTTTATGTCTCTTTTCACATTTTTTGTGAATATACCGGGTGCTCTATGGAATTTCTATATAATAAAGATTTTCAATGGTAATGAAAATTGGATTTCCTTGAACACAATTGCTAGTACATTAGCTAATGCAGTGGGAAACTATATTTTAGTAAAAATTTCGCATAGAATTTCACGAAGAAATACAATGGTTTATAGCATAGTCCCTATATCACTCGTGCCTGCATTGTTTTTAGTTTCATCAACAATGGAGAGTCAAATATTGCTAAACATATTTTCTGGTGCGAGCTGGTCAGCATTTAACTTGGTAACAGGTATATACAATATTTATTTAGGTGGAGAGAAAAGGATATACATGGTCTCTTTGCTAGGAGTTTTAACAAATATTTTTGCAGGAATTGCGACAAGGCTTGGCGCCACAGTTGCATCATTAAACATACTTCTAATGAACGCTGTTTTCATAGCGTCTTTCGTGGGTAGGTTAATCATGTTCTTCTATGCAAGAAGGAATATAGAGGATATCTAG
- a CDS encoding mechanosensitive ion channel family protein — protein MSSIIESLLPLVYRIIAAAIVIIVVWAITRLLTKILQLFFKTVEAEYIVRISELFKLLLYFVAAIIAANIIAPEIQVFSVLLLVIGLAVVFMFYDVLRNIGAELYVRYRNIVRRGDWIEIEGLNIHVLDFDSLGLWGETPRSEKVFVPYVKVLNSIITNRLTLLGLVTRVQVLVPTTYNVDNAKNAIAQAVKSIEEELATEPEIMYSGSSGDASTFIVELRVVNYRKLGKIIETLEKEIRNLIPEAKIKT, from the coding sequence ATGAGCAGCATAATTGAATCACTACTACCGTTGGTTTATAGAATAATTGCAGCAGCAATAGTTATTATAGTTGTGTGGGCAATTACAAGGCTCTTGACAAAAATACTTCAGCTATTTTTTAAAACTGTTGAGGCAGAGTATATTGTGAGAATTTCTGAACTTTTTAAGCTTCTTCTATATTTTGTTGCAGCAATTATTGCTGCTAATATAATTGCTCCGGAGATACAGGTTTTTTCTGTATTGCTTTTAGTTATAGGATTAGCAGTTGTTTTCATGTTTTATGATGTGCTTAGAAATATAGGAGCAGAGCTTTATGTAAGGTATCGCAACATTGTGAGGAGAGGAGATTGGATAGAGATAGAGGGGCTGAACATTCATGTTTTAGACTTTGATTCACTTGGTCTTTGGGGTGAGACACCTAGATCAGAAAAAGTTTTTGTGCCATATGTAAAAGTATTGAACAGCATTATAACAAATAGACTTACATTACTTGGCCTTGTTACAAGAGTTCAGGTATTGGTACCTACAACATATAATGTTGATAACGCAAAAAACGCTATTGCTCAAGCTGTTAAAAGCATTGAAGAGGAGCTGGCAACGGAACCTGAAATCATGTATTCAGGATCTAGTGGTGATGCATCTACTTTTATAGTGGAACTTAGAGTCGTTAACTATCGAAAGCTTGGAAAGATTATAGAAACATTGGAAAAGGAAATTAGAAATCTAATTCCAGAAGCTAAAATCAAGACATAG
- a CDS encoding NAD-binding protein: protein MKVFIALSKKYVRPILSVVYMLKPKPKVTVVSDDEEVEVLSKYYGYEFKQFNNVEQLAAMQELREYDIAILAMDEDSKNVSIIKAVKQYSIPIIVTILHNSNNREIFISEGATYIINADEFLYSNIHALIHPDTWVVSAPFSALPKLEIAVYRVLRRALFNIPISEILEKVKEYGSDVTLYCFNRFGNKVSENSILSTGDYIVLIGVAESLEKTVREVEKLFRKYEEVYARRYLETIRLKEYG from the coding sequence ATGAAGGTGTTTATAGCTTTAAGCAAAAAGTATGTGAGGCCCATTCTAAGTGTTGTCTACATGCTTAAACCAAAACCAAAGGTAACAGTTGTTAGTGATGATGAAGAGGTGGAGGTTCTAAGCAAGTACTATGGATATGAATTCAAACAATTTAACAATGTGGAGCAATTAGCAGCAATGCAAGAGCTGCGAGAATATGACATAGCTATATTGGCTATGGATGAGGACTCTAAGAATGTATCTATTATAAAAGCTGTTAAGCAATATTCAATCCCAATAATAGTTACCATACTTCACAACTCTAACAATAGAGAAATCTTTATAAGTGAAGGTGCAACCTACATAATAAATGCTGATGAGTTTTTGTATAGCAATATCCACGCTCTTATACATCCAGATACTTGGGTTGTTTCAGCACCTTTCTCGGCTTTGCCGAAATTGGAAATAGCTGTATATAGAGTTCTTCGAAGAGCCTTATTCAATATACCAATTAGTGAAATATTGGAAAAGGTTAAGGAGTATGGATCTGACGTAACTTTGTATTGTTTCAATCGCTTTGGAAATAAAGTATCTGAAAACTCTATTCTTAGTACAGGTGATTACATAGTTTTGATTGGTGTTGCTGAAAGTCTTGAAAAAACTGTGAGAGAAGTAGAAAAACTTTTTAGAAAATATGAAGAGGTTTATGCCAGAAGATACTTAGAAACAATAAGATTAAAGGAATATGGTTAG
- a CDS encoding RsmB/NOP family class I SAM-dependent RNA methyltransferase: MSYIVITEKDLEALVKAVKLGEEIKPSQQAKRDVFKEYGITGTFKDRILTAIYYDIWKRVGIIDRIASEITNVSNVAILDPWLRASLRVAIEILVFERFIKESRYRDAKNLFITYFKRRIAKMLSDHTHSYVGAYFWDIIDKIASYKWEPRNVMEKWEYKYMVSQTIINKLLNLVGKEETIKILKEFNKVYPISIRVNTLKSSVEEVVEELKKSGIEPQRSEYVSTVLKFKGPYNFDKSNLFKEGKIVIQEEASALASIILNPKPGEVVVDMCAAPGGKTQHIGELMKNNGIIYAFDIDELRIKRMKELLKRTGIEIVKIFKEDARNAPKILGVEVADKILLDAPCSSSGTIMKNPELRWRITEERINELTKLQMELLETAIKLAKKGGRILYTTCSLFREENEDIIQKILNKHHNKVRLVPLNGPFDQGFLPGTMRAWPHKHKTYGFFYALLEVF; the protein is encoded by the coding sequence ATGAGCTATATTGTAATTACGGAAAAGGATTTGGAGGCACTTGTCAAAGCTGTAAAACTTGGTGAAGAAATTAAGCCAAGTCAGCAAGCAAAAAGAGATGTTTTTAAAGAGTATGGTATAACAGGAACTTTTAAGGATAGAATATTGACTGCAATATACTATGATATTTGGAAAAGAGTGGGAATAATAGATAGAATAGCGTCTGAAATAACAAATGTTTCTAATGTAGCCATTTTGGATCCGTGGCTCAGAGCCTCATTAAGAGTTGCAATAGAGATTTTGGTTTTTGAAAGGTTTATTAAGGAAAGTAGATATAGAGATGCCAAGAATTTATTCATAACATATTTTAAAAGAAGAATAGCAAAAATGCTTTCAGACCATACGCATTCATATGTAGGGGCGTATTTCTGGGATATAATAGATAAAATAGCTTCATATAAATGGGAGCCGAGAAATGTTATGGAGAAGTGGGAGTATAAATACATGGTTTCACAAACAATAATCAATAAGTTATTGAATCTTGTAGGAAAGGAGGAAACCATAAAAATTCTCAAAGAATTCAACAAGGTATATCCTATTAGCATTAGAGTAAATACTTTAAAGAGCTCAGTGGAAGAAGTTGTAGAGGAATTAAAAAAGAGTGGCATTGAACCACAAAGAAGTGAATATGTTTCAACTGTTCTCAAATTCAAAGGTCCTTATAACTTTGATAAGTCCAATCTATTCAAGGAGGGTAAGATAGTAATTCAAGAAGAGGCCTCAGCTCTAGCCTCAATAATTCTCAACCCAAAACCTGGTGAAGTAGTTGTTGATATGTGTGCAGCACCAGGGGGTAAGACACAACATATTGGCGAGTTAATGAAAAACAATGGCATTATATATGCTTTTGACATAGACGAGCTAAGAATAAAAAGAATGAAAGAGCTTTTAAAGAGAACAGGTATTGAAATTGTAAAGATTTTCAAGGAAGATGCTAGAAATGCGCCAAAAATACTTGGTGTTGAAGTTGCAGATAAAATCTTGCTTGATGCTCCATGCTCATCCAGTGGAACTATTATGAAGAATCCGGAGTTAAGATGGAGAATAACTGAAGAGAGAATAAATGAGCTAACAAAACTTCAAATGGAGCTTCTAGAAACAGCAATAAAACTTGCTAAAAAAGGTGGTAGAATACTATACACAACATGCTCCTTATTCAGAGAGGAGAACGAGGATATTATACAAAAGATTCTTAATAAGCATCATAACAAGGTAAGACTTGTACCATTAAATGGGCCCTTCGATCAAGGATTTCTTCCAGGTACCATGAGAGCTTGGCCACATAAACATAAAACCTATGGATTCTTTTACGCGCTTTTAGAGGTTTTTTGA